The following proteins are encoded in a genomic region of Primulina huaijiensis isolate GDHJ02 chromosome 3, ASM1229523v2, whole genome shotgun sequence:
- the LOC140973258 gene encoding PTI1-like tyrosine-protein kinase At3g15890 — MDFCSMFCCAKGSDLKKQGKKESTWRIFALKELQLATNNFNYDNKLGEGGFGSVYWGQLRDGSQIAVKRLKSWSNKAEMEFSVEVETLARVQHKNLLSLRGYSAEGQERLIVYDYMTNLSLLSHLHGQHSAECLLDWNRRMTIVVGAAEGISYLHHCTNPHIIHRDVKASNVLLDGDFKAKVADFGFAKFIPDGLTHVTTRVKGTLGYLAPEYAMLGKASESCDVYSFGILLLEIASGKKPLEKVNSTMKRPITDWALPLACERKFSELADPRLDGKYVEEELKRIVFVGLICAQNRPEKRPTMLEVVELLKGEKEKFAALENDEMFKSTTVVDSSAEDSSEFISDEKESKEEIQSVK, encoded by the exons ATGGATTTTTGCTCGATGTTTTGTTGCGCCAAGGGTTCAGATCT GAAAAAACAAGGAAAAAAGGAGTCGACATGGAGGATATTTGCTCTGAAAGAGTTGCAGTTGGctactaataattttaattatgataacAAGCTTGGAGAAGGTGGATTTGGTAGTGTGTATTGGGGTCAGCTCAGGGATGGTTCTCAG ATAGCTGTGAAAAGGTTAAAGTCATGGAGTAACAAAGCAGAGATGGAGTTTTCTGTTGAAGTTGAGACTCTAGCTCGAGTACAGCACAAGAATTTGCTGAGTTTACGTGGCTATAGTGCAGAAGGTCAAGAACGTTTGATTGTCTATGATTACATGACGAATCTTAGCTTACTCTCCCATCTTCATGGGCAACATTCTGCGGAATGCCTTCTCGACTGGAATAGGAGAATGACCATTGTTGTTGGGGCTGCTGAAGGCATTTC CTATCTACATCACTGCACAAACCCGCACATAATCCACAGAGACGTAAAAGCTAGCAATGTGTTGCTAGATGGAGATTTCAAAGCAAAAGTTGCTGACTTTGGATTTGCGAAGTTCATACCTGATGGTTTGACACATGTAACCACCAGAGTCAAGGGTACGCTTGGCTATCTAGCCCCTGAATATGCAATGTTAGGAAAAGCATCGGAAAGCTGTGATGTTTACAGCTTTGGCATTCTTTTGCTCGAGATCGCTAGTGGCAAGAAACCCCTAGAGAAGGTGAATTCAACCATGAAGAGACCTATCACAGATTGGGCTCTTCCTTTGGCGTGTGAAAGAAAGTTTAGTGAACTTGCAGATCCAAGGCTTGATGGGAAATATGTGGAGGAAGAATTAAAAAGAATCGTTTTTGTTGGACTGATATGTGCTCAAAATCGACCCGAGAAGAGACCAACTATGCTTGAGGTGGTCGAACTACTGAAAGGGGAAAAGGAAAAGTTTGCAGCTCTTGAAAATGACGAAATGTTTAAGAGTACTACAGTTGTAGATTCAAGTGCCGAAGACAGCTCGGAATTCATCTCTGACGAGAAGGAGTCTAAAGAAGAGATCCAAAGCGTAAAATAG
- the LOC140972124 gene encoding uncharacterized protein — protein sequence MKRAASQPLLKYFRKQDAEEDGKINGKSLRDVDSIAKQVSCMTIHKKEAKKPREELCSWEKYGGAWRQEQRTGAARLKKQLKARWTIQKLIDEQMTRFESHYIRAVGPTKLSDVAQLLMPKWSPANELAALSWLGDWRPSTILELQRSLINSLHNPVGVECALSQLINDIRIEEAVIDEEMTEIQATCVFHLPFGPGEGSGTDLARVKSEFKKIYRVVAKAQNLRLKAVELVVKKVLCQTDAAEFLVAFNGIQDVIHEVALKASKGPASIKELGV from the exons ATGAAGAGAGCTGCGTCTCAACCCCTTCT gaaatattttcgaaaacaggATGCAGAAGAAGATGGAAAAATCAATGGAAAATCACTGAGAGATGTCGACTCCATCGCCAAGCAAGTCTCATGCATGACAATACACAAGAAAGAAGCCAAGAAACCAc GTGAAGAGTTATGTTCTtgggaaaaatatggaggagcATGGAGGCAAGAACAGAGGACTGGAGCAGCAAGGCTAAAGAAACAGCTTAAAGCAAGATGGACCATTCAGAAACTGATTGATGAACAGATGACCCGATTTGAGTCCCATTACATTAGGGCTGTGGGCCCAACTAAACTATCAGATGTGGCCCAACTTCTCATGCCCAAGTGGTCTCCGGCCAACGAACTGGCGGCCCTGTCATGGCTCGGCGACTGGCGGCCCTCCACCATCCTGGAGCTGCAACGGTCATTGATCAACTCCTTACACAACCCTGTTGGAGTAGAATGCGCCCTGTCACAGCTGATCAATGACATACGTATCGAGGAGGCAGTGATCGATGAAGAAATGACCGAGATTCAAGCCACTTGTGTCTTTCACCTCCCATTCGGCCCAGGCGAGGGAAGTGGAACAGATTTGGCTCGTGTCAAGTCCGAGTTCAAGAAAATCTATCGAGTCGTAGCCAAGGCGCAAAACCTCAG GTTAAAAGCAGTGGAATTAGTGGTTAAGAAGGTTTTATGCCAGACCGACGCAGCTGAGTTCCTCGTTGCATTCAATGGAATCCAGGATGTGATCCATGAAGTCGCTTTGAAAGCGAGTAAGGGTCCAGCTAGTATCAAGGAGCTTGGAGTTTAG